A DNA window from Cutaneotrichosporon cavernicola HIS019 DNA, chromosome: 2 contains the following coding sequences:
- a CDS encoding uncharacterized protein (Ribosome recycling factor), whose protein sequence is MNTRFLARAATPARALRAVGAPSSFRVIAVPPPHAVPSHSAQSSLAASSSRAFATSAPALKKAAKTKKGGKKGKDVVEEEDDDELVKNKGKGKKGKKGKKEDEGEEDKGLTPEEIDAVEVKTKAKMDKAVDWARGVVYEGVQRGLGHVSPAILDNIKVTTDSGTVSLKSVASVTAKQNTLFVDVWDADTAKAVSSAIHSANLPGMSPQQDGNSIRIPVSRPTSEVRQSILKNLHETIEAAKNQVRVARSDSLKALGGRGEDGTDAVQKLADAATAELEKSMQLAKKELEK, encoded by the exons ATGAACACCCgcttcctcgcccgcgccgcgacacccgcccgcgccctccgcgccgtcgGAGCGCCCTCATCTTTCCGCGTGATTGCCGTGCCCCCACCACACGCGGTTCCGTCCCACTCGGCCCAGTCGTCCCTGGCCGCATCGTCATCGCGCGCTTTCGCCACGTCCGCGCCGGCActcaagaaggcggccaagaccaagaagggcgggaagaagggcaaggatgtggtggaggaggaggacgacgacgagcttgtcaagAATAAGGGCAAGGGaaagaagggcaagaagggcaagaaggaggacgagggcgaggaggataAGGGGTTGACACCGGAGGAGATCGACGCTGTGGAGGTCAAGACGAAGGCTAAGATGGACAAGGCGGTGGATTGGGCGCGGGGGGTGGTGTACGAGGGCGTGCAGCGGGGACTGGGACATGTGTCACCTG CCATCCTTGACAACATCAAAGTTACGACTGACTCTGGCACCGTGTCGCTCAAGTCTGTTGCCTCCGTGACGGCCAAACAGAACACGTTATTTGTCGACGTGTGGGACGCCGACaccgccaaggccgtcTCGAGCGCCATCCACAGTGCCAACCTCCCCGGCATGAGCCCTCAACAGGATGGCAACAGCATTCGCATCCCCGTATCCCGGCCAACGAGCGAGGTGCGCCAGTCGATCCTGAAGAATCTGCACGAGACCatcgaggccgccaagaaccaggtgcgcgtcgcgcggtCAGATAGCCTCAAGGCTCtcggcggacgaggcgaggaTGGCACAGACGCTGTGCAGAAGCTCGCGGACGCCGCAacggccgagctcgagaagagCATGCAGttggccaagaaggagctcgagaagtAG
- the emi5 gene encoding uncharacterized protein (Plays an essential role in the assembly of succinate dehydrogenase (SDH), an enzyme complex (also referred to as respiratory complex II) that is a component of both the tricarboxylic acid (TCA) cycle and the mitochondrial electron transport chain, and which couples the oxidation of succinate to fumarate with the reduction of ubiquinone (coenzyme Q) to ubiquinol. Required for flavinylation (covalent attachment of FAD) of the flavoprotein subunit of the SDH catalytic dimer), protein MSLRLATLISRRALVRPFATSSRLRTDRPRDPFPLPFDPALAEAAAAANALRDPTDVVDGWELPPPLDRTGETPESLRARLIYQTRKRGILETDLLLSTFARDFLPAMSVEEMQQFDKLLDEPDWDIYYWAIEKRPAPERWAKTPLLGKLRKHARNEGRVVRLMPNLEDIERK, encoded by the exons ATGTCTCTCCGCCTCGCTACCCTTATTTCCCGGCGGGCCCTCGTGCGCCCCTtcgccacctcgtcgcggctgCGTACCGACCGCCCCCGCGACCCCTTCCCGCTCCCCTTCGACCCGGCGCTCGCCGAagccgcggcggccgccaaCGCCCTCCGCGACCCAACCGACGTCGTTGATGGGTGGGAGCTCCCGCCTCCCCTCGACCGGACGGGCGAGACGCCCGAGTCCCTCCGCGCCCGCCTTATCTACCAGACCCGCAAACGTGGTATCCTCGAGACGGACCTTCTTCTCAGCACGTTTGCCCGCGACTTCCTTCCCGCCATGTCGGTTGAGGAGATGCAGCAGTtcgacaagctcctcgatgaACCCGATTGGGATATCTACTACTGGGCCATTGAGAAGCGGCCGGCACCGGAGCGTTGGGCCAAGACCCCGCTGCTCGGAAA GCTGAGGAAGCATGCACGGAACGAGGGACGGGTGGTGCGGCTCATGCCCAACCTTGAAGACATCGAGCGTAAGTAG
- the MET8 gene encoding uncharacterized protein (Sirohaem biosynthesis protein C-terminal) produces MSEHTYPEIQRGASLLLAWRLQDKKVLLVGGGTVAASRLGFLLEAGAHVTIVAPGPLESSLAHRVATEPEYVTWIERSYGRPDGPDTKAEDLAKDKTLPVTDFDMVFTAIDDNPLSRAVCDAARAARVPVNVADVPPECDFYFGAQVRRGPLQVMVSTSGAGPKVAVIVRDVIADAIPADVEDAIAGVGALRTELRERAPGVGGALSKRRMRWMIDTCDAWKLSEMGAMKSPEVRHKLLEDGWEKHTVLSAHDLGVSKAELEVVGSQISSFMHSKTFWPSVLGFVAGAAVASASFIAAARRK; encoded by the exons atgtccgag CACACCTACCCCGAGATCCAGCGTGGTgcgtccctcctcctcgcctgGCGCCTGCAGGACAAGaaggtcctcctcgtcggcggcggtacTGTTGCTGCCTCGCGGCTCGggttcctcctcgaggccggaGCGCACGTCACCATCGTCGCGCCCGGCCCACTTGAGTCTTCGCTCGCACACCGCGTCGCCACAGAGCCGGAATACGTCACGTGGATCGAACGGTCGTATGGCCGTCCAGATGGACCTGATACGAAGGCAGAGGATCTCGCAAAGGACAAGACACTGCCAGTTACCGATTTCGACATGGTGTTTACGGCGATTGACGATAATccgctctcgcgcgccgtATGCGATGCTGctcgggcggcgcgagtgCCGGTCAATGTCGCTGACGTGCCGCCCGAGTGCGACTTCTATTTTGGGGCGCAGGTGCGACGTGGTCCCCTGCAAGTCATGGTGTCTACCAGTGGGGCGGGGCCCAAGGTCGCGGTCATTGTGCGCGATGTAATCGCCGACGCCATTCCAGCggatgtcgaggacgccatTGCAGGCGTCGGGGCCCTTCGGACagagctgcgcgagcgcgcaccCGGTGTGGGCGGTGCGCTCAGCAAGCGCCGCATGCGCTGGATGATCGACACTTGCGACGCATGGAAGCTGTCTGAGATGGGTGCAATGAAGAGCCCCGAGGTCCGCCACAAGCTCCTCGAAGACGGGTGGGAGAAGCACACTGTTCTCAGCGCCCACGATCTCGGTGTGTCCAAGGCCGAGTTGGAAGTGGTCGGAAGCCAGATATCGTCATTCATGCACAGCAAGACTTTCTGGCCGAGCGTACTGGGCTTTGtcgctggcgccgccgtggcctcggcatccttcatcgcggccgcgcggaGAAAGTAA
- a CDS encoding uncharacterized protein (RNA recognition motif) — protein sequence MSTAALGFSETERQAAWAAYYAQQGYTQDQIASMMASWGPGESENAEASSSAPTYDANQYDKDGYKIGSVGSGATAPKNVPVLGAELLKPKEKQKAPSHGKAPKQKQSVNKQRDTVIRTAGGRTWEDPTLVDWDPEWYRLFVGDVSNDVSERTLDEAFAKYRSYCKCKVVRDRLSQKAKYGFIAFKDPEDFLKAWKEMDGKYVGNRPIRLSKIKEDKYGTIETTALSNRKAKQMDKLRRNGGQDKARPSLW from the exons atgtcgACGGCAGCGCTGGGATTTTCTGAGACGGAGCGCCAAGCAGCT TGGGCCGCG TATTACGCCCAACAAGGCTACACGCAAGACCAGATCGCGTCGATGATGGCATCGTGGGGTCCCGGAGAGTCTGAAAACGCCGAggcatcctcgagcgcgccgacgtaCGACGCCAACCAAtacgacaaggacggctACAAGATCGGCTCGGTCGGGAGCGGTGCGACGGCGCCAAAGAACGTGCCTGTTTTAGGCGCCGAGCTACTGAAGCccaaggagaagcagaAGGCGCCGTCTCACGGCAAGGCCCCGAAGCAGAAACAGTCGGTCAACAAGCAGCGCGACACGGTCATCCGTACGGCGGGCGGGCGGACGTGGGAGGACCCGACGCTGGTCGACTGGGACCCTG AATGGTACCGCCTCTTCGTGGGCGACGTGTCGAACGACGTGAGCGAGCGgacgctcgacgaggcgttTGCCAAGTACCGCTCGTACTGCAAGTGCAAGGTGGTGCGCGACCGGCTGAGCCAGAAG GCAAAGTACGGGTTCATCGCGTTCAAGGACCCAGAAGACTTCCTCAAGGCGTGGAAGGAGATGGATG gcaAGTATGTCGGCAACCGCCCCATCCGCTTGAGCAAGATCAAGGAAGACAAGTACGGCACCATCGAAACGACCGCGCTGAGCAACCGCAAG GCCAAGCAGATGGACAAGCTGCGGCGAAACGGTGGGCAGGACAAGGCGCGTCCCAGTCTGTGGTAG
- a CDS encoding uncharacterized protein (Major intrinsic protein) codes for MEAHHTPHEPVHEEIRFQEPRSDINDISSVAGNHPIHTVRSLSVDRRPSQDIQRRPSMVAAGISSTLPGHNVIGPGHRTQGPQIQYILVTPDMLEQMQHGQTLPSHTVWPGTAGQITPGQTTAHPTPKNSSLPVHKPSSVEHFEHHPEMEMEQADIRIPANPIARLRHKYKDYIGEFIGTMVLILFGNGVNCQAVLSGWTQGQYLSISFGWGIGVMFGVYVCGGVSGGHINPAVTIALAAFRGFPWRKVPGYFLAQTLGACVGSCLVQGNYHALLNKFEGGYNVRTFGLETSTGALFFTNTQPYMTNIGAFFSEVLATAVLMGLILCLSDQNNNPIPNGMNGLVLLWLIVGIGAALGTETAYCLNPARDLGPRIACAMFGYPKVIWTYRNCYWIYTPIIATILGSLIGAFSYDLFIFSGEESPINQPWRKEKREKSGVTHV; via the exons ATGGAAGCTCACCACACGCCACATGAACCCGTCCACGAGGAAATCCGCTTCCAAGAGCCTCGGAGCGATATCAACGATATCAGCTCCGTCGCAGGCAACCACCCCATCCACACTGTACGCTCGCTATCTGTGGATCGCCGCCCGTCTCAGGATATCCAGCGCAGACCCAGCATGGTCGCGGCGGGTATCTCCTCCACGCTGCCCGGCCACAATGTCATCGGTCCTGGTCACCGCACCCAGGGGCCACAGATTCAGTACATCCTTGTGACGCccgacatgctcgagcAGATGCAGCATG GTCAAACCCTCCCGTCACACACCGTTTGGCCTGGAACAGCGGGCCAAATCACACCTGGTCAAACGACTGCGCACCCAACACCCAAGAACTCTTCACTTCCTGTACACAAACCAAGCTCGGTGGAGCATTTTGAGCACCATCCTGAAATGGAAATGGAGCAGGCTGACATCCGCATCCCAGCCAACCCAATCGCCCGCTTGCGCCACAAGTACAAAGACTACATCGGCGAATTTATCGGTACCATggtcctcatcctcttcggCAACGGTGTCAACTGCCAGGCAGTGCTTAGCGGATGGACTCAGGGCCAATACCTCTCAATCTCATTCGGCTGGGGCATCGGTGTCAT GTTCGGCGTGTACGTGTGTGGTGGTGTTAGTGGTGGCCACATCAATCCGGCCGTTACCATCGCCCTGGCAGCATTCAGAGGCTTCCCATGGCGCAAAGTTCCTGGATACTTTCTGGCCCAAACTCTCGGTGCATGCGTCGGATCCTGTCTTGTCCAAGGCAATTACCACGCCCTCTTAAACAAATTCGAGGGCGGCTACAACGTCCGCACATTCGGTCTCGAAACCTCAACCGGCGCTCTCTTCTTCACAAACACCCAACCATACATGACAAACATCGGTGCCTTCTTCTCCGAAGTCCTTGCAACAGCCGTCCTCATGGGCCTCATCCTCTGCCTGAGTGACCAGAACAACAACCCCATCCCGAACGGCATGAacggcctcgtcctcctctggtTGATTGTCGGTATTGGTGCTGCCCTGGGAACCGAGACGGCATACTGCCTTAACCCAGCCCGCGATCTCGGTCCACGCATCGCCTGTGCCATGTTCGGATACCCGAAAGTGATCTGGACATACCGCAATTGTTACTGGATATACACGCCGATTATTGCGACTATTCTTGGCTCGTTGATCGGTGCGTTTAGCTATGACCTCTTCATCTTTtccggcgaggagagcccAATCAACCAGCCGTGgcgcaaggagaagagggagaagagcgGGGTGACGCACGTTTAG
- the GUT1 gene encoding uncharacterized protein (FGGY family of carbohydrate kinases, C-terminal domain) — MTVPQKQYLISVDVGTTSTRAIVFDEAADAVLTHQTEYEQIYPHPGWHEQRLEDLIRTVYQCLDGVAAKLKEKGINKDQIPAMGITNQRETTCVWSRSTGKPLHNAVVWPDTRNTVTVRLLSLKGPKGADVLKDRTGLPLSTYFSGTKLRWLIDNVDAVKEAHDKDDLMFGTVESWVLWNLTGGKDGGLHLTDVTNASRTMLMNLKTLEWDPECLRFFGFRDKILPKIVSNAEVYGQVSSGAFKGLPIAGMIGDQQAALVGNKCVELGSAKNTYGTGAFMLFNTGHDIVPSNYGLLTTAGYKAGPNAQPVYALEGSIAVAGSSIQWLRDQMELISSAKEIGELAGKVKDTGGVYFVPAFSGLFAPYWDDTAAGTIVGMTAYTNKCHLARATLEATCFQTRAILEAMAKDSKKTLKVLRVDGGMTNSDVCMQLQADILGISVERPVMRESTALGSAICAGVGMKMFGWDLEKPETLSKVNVQGKTTFEPEIAEDERVWRVRGWDRAVQRAMKWKEDDARTSRTPEEKMTPARL, encoded by the exons ATGACCGTACCACAGAAACAGTACCTCATCTCGGTTGATGttgggacgacgagtacgcGCGCCATCGTGTTCGACGAGGCTGCGGATGCCGTGCTCACCCACCAAACCGAGTATGAGCAGATCTATCCCCATCCAGGGTGGCAcgagcagcgcctcgaggatctCATCCGTACTGTCTACCAGTGTCTTGATGGTGTCGctgccaagctcaaggagaagggtaTCAACAAGGACCAGATCCCGGCTATGGGAATTACAAACCAGCGCGAAACGACGTGTGTATGGTCGCGCAGCACGGGCAAGCCTCTGCACAATG CCGTCGTCTGGCCTGACACGCGTAACACGGTGACGGTCCGCCTGCTATCCCTCAAGGGTCCCAAGGGCGCCGATGTCCTCAAGGACAGGACTGGCCTCCCCCTCTCGACCTACTTTTCCGGGACCAAGCTGCGGTGGCTGAtcgacaatgtcgacgccgtcaaaGAAGCAcacgacaaggacgacctGATGTTCGGCACAGTCGAGTCGTGGGTGCTCTGGAACCTGACTGGCGGCAAGGACGGTGGTCTACACTTGACGGACGTGACGAACGCATCCCGCACAATGCTCATGAACCTCAAGACGCTCGAGTGGGACCCCGAGTGTCTCCGATTCTTCGGTTTCCGTGACAAGATCCTCCCCAAGATCGTCTCTAACGCCGAGGTATACGGCCAGGTGTCGAGCGGCGCGTTCAAGGGTCTCCCTATCGCGGGTATGATTGGCGACCAGCAGGCTGCCTTGGTTGGCAACAAATGCGTAGAGCTCGGCTCAGCAAAGAACACATACGGAACCGGCGCATTCATGCTTTTCAACACTGGACATGACATTGTGCCGTCAAACTATGGCTTGCTCACGACGGCGGGATACAAGGCTGGTCCGAATGCCCAACCCGTATATGCGCTTGAGGGCTCGATCGCCGTGGCTGGCTCCAGCATCCAGTGGCTTCGGGACCAGATGGAGCTCATCAGCAGTGCCAAGGAGATTGGTGAGCTCGCTGGTAAAGTCAAGGACACGGGTGGTGTGTACTTTGTTCCTGCGTTCTCGGGACTGTTTGCGCCGTACTGGGACGACACGGCAGCCGGTACGATTGTTGGCATGACAGCGTACACGAACAAGTGTCATCTCGCTCGTGCGACGCTCGAGGCGACGTGTTTCCAAACCCGCGCGATCCTCGAAGCCATGGCCAAGGACTCGAAGAAGACGCTCAAGGTTCTCCgtgtcgacggcggcatGACCAACTCTG acgTCTGCATGCAACTCCAGGCCGACATTCTTGGCATCTCAGTGGAGCGGCCTGTGATGCGCGAGTCGACCGCCCTCGGATCAGCCATctgcgccggcgtcggcaTGAAGATGTTCGGTTGGGACCTTGAGAAGCCCGAGACGCTGTCCAAGGTCAACGTTCAAGGCAAGACGACGTTTGAGCCTGAGATTGCAGAGGACGAACGCGTGTGGCGTGTTCGTGGATGGGACCGCGCGGTTCAGCGTGCAATGAAGTGGAAAGAGGACGATGCGCGTACATCACGTACCCCGG AAGAGAAGATGACGCCGGCGAGGTTGTAA
- the NIT1 gene encoding uncharacterized protein (carbon-nitrogen hydrolase), translated as MIVKAAAVQASPVQFDLPKSIDKVARLVAEAAGNGAQLIVLPEAFLSAYPRHFTFSVGYRTESNREWYKKYVESAVKVPEDALTHDWAATAPEQAVGDDFWAFARLCAIAKEHNVYLSVGIIERSLIGSTVWCCNLVFGPDGRLLSKHRKLKPTGAERMIWHEGEDLNPARDADGAVVQGTDNMPVVSTQIGRIGSMICWENYMPLARYVLYKKGVELYLAPTADGRTTWLPSMQHVAQEGRCFVITANQYQEASDFPADYPAPPNADKVWCGGGSAIVDPLGNVLAGPLWGEEGIVYADLDMGSIHATKVDFDPVGHYSREPLLKKMLQEMW; from the exons ATGATCGTCAAGGCTGCGGCAGTCCAGGCGTCCCCCGTGCAATTTGACCTCCCCAAGTCGATCGACAAGgtcgcccgcctcgtcgccgaagCGGCTGGTAATGGTGCACAACTGATCGTACTGCCCGAGGCCTTCCTCAGCGCCTATCCCCGTCACTTTACCTTTTCGGTCGGGTACCGTACCGAGTCCAACCGCGAGTGGTACAAGAAATACGTCGAG TCGGCCGTCAAGGTGCCCGAGGACGCACTCACCCATGACTGGGCCGCCACTGCGCCCGAACAGGCGGTAGGCGATGACTTTTGGGCGTTTGCCCGCCTTTGCGCAATCGCAAAGGAACACAACGTCTATCTCAGCGTGGGGATTATCGAGCGTAGTCTCATCGGCAGCACTGTGTGGTGCTGTAACCTCGTCTTTGGACCGGATGGTCGCCTGTTAAGCAAACACCGCAAACTCAAGCCGACCGGAGCCGAGCGCATGATCTGgcacgagggcgaggacctCAATCCGgcccgcgacgccgacggcgccgTGGTTCAAGGAACAGACAACATGCCAGTCGTATCGACGCAAATTGGTCGTATTGGCTCGATGATCTGTTGGGAGA ATTATATGCCTCTCGCCCGGTATGTGTTGTACAAGAAGGGGGTCGAGTTGTATCTCGCCCCGACAGCCGATGGGCGCACGACTTGGTTGCCGTCCATGCAACATGTCGCACAGGAGGGCCGGTGCTTCGTCATCACCGCAAACCAGTATCAGGAAGCAAGTGATTTCCCAGCCGATTATCCCGCCCCGCCGAATGCAGACAaggtgtggtgtggtggtggaaGCGCGATTGTCGACCCGCTCGGTAACGTCCTTGCCGGACCATTAtggggcgaggagggcatcGTGTATGCCGAC CTGGATATGGGCAGCATCCACGCGACAAAGGTCGACTTTGACCCGGTTGGACACTACTCGCGCGAGCCGCTGCTCAAGAAGATGCTGCAGGAGATGTGGTAG